In Paenibacillus protaetiae, the genomic stretch GATGACGCGGGAGCGGCCAAAGTGGTCGGGCATAATACGCTCATAGGTTTCATACAGGTAATTCCCAACCGGACCTCTGTCTTTGATATAATCACGAATCTCAGACAAGGTTGTAACGAGTCCGGAAGCAACGCCCATACAAGGAATTAATATGAGCGGAACGCCGCTGTTAAAGAGGATTCGTGAAGCATGCAAGTCCTGGGCAAGATTAAATTCTTTGGTATCCGGCCAATGAAAGGCATGCCCGCCAAGCCATACTACAACGATTTTTTCAATAATCTTTGGTTCGATAAGCAAAGCAGATGCAATAGTGGTAATGGCTCCA encodes the following:
- a CDS encoding nucleoside hydrolase; the protein is MIERAMASPDDDPLYVAGIGAITTIASALLIEPKIIEKIVVVWLGGHAFHWPDTKEFNLAQDLHASRILFNSGVPLILIPCMGVASGLVTTLSEIRDYIKDRGPVGNYLYETYERIMPDHFGRSRVIWDISTIAYLINETWTSHHLIHSPKISDEFEWVFDPRRHLIRYVSYLDRDRIFKDLFMKI